From Paenibacillus physcomitrellae, the proteins below share one genomic window:
- a CDS encoding SDR family NAD(P)-dependent oxidoreductase, with product MNKLKQELMNNVNNVMNINLNSVFFSMKYEIQAILRAGGGAIVNVASVFSSKALPQRAAYTASKHGVIGLSKTAAHDYADQNIRINVLAPGVIETPMVDAGGEEAVHIARSIPLGRMGKPEEVAKVIAMLLSDDASYMTGAHVVVDGGFLI from the coding sequence TTGAACAAGCTGAAGCAGGAATTAATGAACAATGTGAACAATGTGATGAATATAAATTTAAATTCTGTATTCTTTAGTATGAAATACGAAATTCAGGCTATTTTACGCGCCGGTGGAGGCGCGATTGTCAACGTGGCTTCGGTCTTCTCGTCTAAGGCGCTTCCTCAGCGTGCCGCCTATACGGCAAGCAAGCACGGAGTAATCGGACTTTCAAAAACAGCGGCTCATGATTATGCAGATCAAAATATACGCATAAATGTACTAGCACCAGGTGTTATTGAAACACCAATGGTTGATGCTGGCGGTGAGGAAGCTGTACACATCGCGAGGTCTATCCCCCTTGGAAGAATGGGTAAGCCAGAGGAAGTGGCTAAAGTAATAGCTATGTTGCTTTCCGACGATGCTTCTTACATGACAGGAGCGCATGTAGTTGTCGATGGAGGTTTTTTGATTTAA
- a CDS encoding DinB family protein produces MDRSSVYRVGGDTSNSGSMEPQGGGNSIWRTLLHMNFHNERRLLRLNGVELGPPTISDEETFQGNVDPEDEAEWQALVNRAKHVASKLRDALGRLTEEQLDAPYVRTGLTLGQELLNWIMHDAYHAGQIVLIRKQLGVWRNA; encoded by the coding sequence ATGGATCGTTCCAGTGTCTACCGTGTTGGAGGGGATACCAGCAACAGCGGCAGCATGGAACCCCAAGGGGGAGGCAACTCGATCTGGAGGACGCTTTTACATATGAATTTTCATAATGAACGCAGGTTGCTTCGGCTGAATGGGGTTGAGCTCGGGCCGCCAACCATCTCCGATGAGGAGACGTTCCAAGGCAACGTGGATCCAGAAGATGAGGCTGAATGGCAGGCGCTAGTGAATCGAGCGAAGCACGTGGCGTCGAAGCTGCGCGATGCGCTCGGCCGTTTGACGGAAGAGCAACTGGATGCGCCATATGTCAGAACCGGACTTACGCTCGGGCAAGAACTGCTCAATTGGATCATGCACGATGCGTATCATGCAGGCCAGATCGTTCTGATTCGGAAGCAGCTAGGGGTATGGCGTAACGCATAA
- a CDS encoding aldehyde dehydrogenase: protein MKIYDKLFIGGQWKAPVNQEVIEIRSPHDQSLVGKAAQASPADIDLAVAAARNAFDNGPWPKMTPSERQDYVAHFNELHAARADEIAALISSENGTPYWFTNGLQHSLAEQTNAYLRAAKSYGWEETLNNGKGPIIRREAVGVVAAIIPWNAPHQSALAKMIPALLAGNPVILKASPETSLNALLMGEIFAEVGFPEGVVSIVPAGRETSEYLVSHPGVDKIAFTGSTGAGRRIASIAGEQLKRVSLELGGKSATIILDDANLEAAVQGLKYTSFVNNGESCIAHTRVLVSNKRYEEAISLIKTMTESLVVGNPADPATFIGPMVREDQQKRVKSYIELGIQEGARLVTGGTDVPEGLESGFYVKPTIFADVDNSMRIAQEEIFGPVLVVIPYEDEADAVRIANDSPFGLGGGVWSGTQEHGLEIARQIRTGVFVVNGAAASYEGPFGGYKASGVGREFGVVGLGAYVEHKSINI, encoded by the coding sequence ATGAAAATATATGACAAGCTCTTTATCGGTGGACAATGGAAAGCTCCAGTTAACCAAGAAGTAATTGAAATTCGTTCCCCACACGACCAATCCTTAGTTGGTAAAGCAGCACAAGCTTCACCGGCAGATATCGATTTGGCTGTTGCCGCAGCTCGAAACGCATTCGATAACGGTCCTTGGCCTAAAATGACACCAAGCGAACGTCAAGATTATGTCGCTCACTTCAATGAATTACATGCCGCGCGTGCAGATGAGATTGCTGCCCTAATTTCTTCTGAAAATGGCACACCTTATTGGTTCACGAACGGTTTGCAACATTCTTTAGCTGAGCAAACGAATGCTTACCTTCGTGCAGCAAAATCGTATGGCTGGGAAGAAACATTGAACAATGGCAAAGGACCTATTATTCGCCGAGAAGCAGTTGGCGTTGTCGCTGCAATTATTCCTTGGAACGCACCGCACCAATCCGCTCTTGCAAAAATGATTCCTGCATTGCTTGCAGGTAATCCGGTTATCCTGAAAGCATCGCCTGAAACGTCTCTTAACGCCTTGCTAATGGGGGAAATTTTCGCTGAAGTAGGATTTCCTGAAGGTGTCGTTAGCATCGTGCCAGCTGGACGCGAAACAAGCGAATATCTCGTTTCGCATCCTGGTGTTGACAAAATCGCATTTACCGGTTCGACTGGTGCAGGTCGCCGCATCGCTTCGATTGCAGGGGAACAACTTAAGCGCGTAAGCTTGGAGCTCGGAGGCAAATCCGCAACAATCATTTTAGATGATGCGAATCTAGAAGCTGCGGTACAAGGCTTGAAATATACGTCCTTCGTAAACAATGGGGAAAGCTGTATTGCACATACTCGAGTCCTTGTTTCCAATAAACGTTATGAAGAAGCGATTTCGTTAATTAAAACCATGACTGAAAGTCTCGTGGTAGGTAACCCTGCAGATCCGGCAACTTTCATCGGTCCTATGGTAAGAGAAGACCAACAAAAACGCGTAAAATCCTATATCGAATTGGGTATCCAAGAAGGCGCACGTCTCGTTACAGGCGGAACGGATGTTCCTGAAGGATTAGAAAGCGGCTTTTATGTAAAACCTACAATTTTCGCTGATGTCGACAACAGCATGCGTATTGCTCAGGAAGAGATATTTGGACCGGTACTCGTTGTTATTCCATATGAAGACGAAGCTGATGCCGTACGCATTGCAAACGACTCGCCTTTCGGTTTAGGTGGAGGGGTTTGGTCTGGTACACAAGAACACGGTCTCGAAATCGCACGTCAAATCCGTACGGGCGTCTTCGTTGTAAACGGTGCAGCGGCATCCTACGAAGGACCGTTTGGCGGGTATAAAGCGAGCGGCGTCGGTCGTGAATTTGGCGTTGTCGGTCTTGGTGCTTATGTTGAGCATAAATCAATCAATATCTAA